Genomic window (Deltaproteobacteria bacterium):
GAAAAATTCAACGTGGATCTTTCGGAAATCCACGTCGTCATTGGGCCTTCTATTTGTGAGAAATGTTACGAAGTGGGGGAGGAAGTGGCGATCGCCATCCTGAACGAGGTGGAGAGCCTCGGTCAGGAGGATGGCCTAGTTGCTAAAAAAAATGGGGGAAAATATTTTCTTAATCTCAAACTGGCCAATCAACTGTTGGCCAGGGCCGCTGGGGTGTTGGAATCCCAGCTTACAGTGAGACCAGAATGCACCTTGTGTAACGAAGAAGAATTTTATTCTTATCGGGGGAGCAACAAAAAACAAGAGCCCAGCGAAGGGAGAAATTATTCTTGGATAAAATTCTAAGAGTTCGCTGTTTTTGCAGTGCCCTTAAGCCTTCCTAGCCTCATCCAGATTTTTCAATCCCTTTTTCTTCGCATTCACCAAAATAGCCATATTGCCATAAGGATGTTTGTTTTCGCGCATCAGCTGATGAGACTCACCCGTTTGTTTGAATTCCCAGGTTTGAGCGAGACAGGGATCTATTTTACCTTCGAGCACCAGCTTGTTCACCCCGATGGCCTGATCGTCGTTGGCAAAATGAGAACCTTGCAGTCGTTTTTGTCTCATCCACAGATAACGCAAATCGGTTGTGGCATTGTATCCGGTGGTTCCCGCACAGACCACCACCATTCCTCCTGCCTCACAAACGAAAGTAGAAGTGGGAATTGTATCTTCACCGGGATGTTCGAAAACAATACGAGGGCTCCTTTTTTCGCCCAGCACATCCCAAATGGCCTTTCCAAAATCGCGG
Coding sequences:
- the pgeF gene encoding peptidoglycan editing factor PgeF — protein: MFFSFQGRVPGFIPSPLFEMKQVHGDRILLLDSPEKFDLLYRTEADAVICTVPQIAIAVRTADCVPILISHPYGIVAAVHAGWRGTKLRILQKTLVQIKEKFNVDLSEIHVVIGPSICEKCYEVGEEVAIAILNEVESLGQEDGLVAKKNGGKYFLNLKLANQLLARAAGVLESQLTVRPECTLCNEEEFYSYRGSNKKQEPSEGRNYSWIKF